A region from the Andrena cerasifolii isolate SP2316 chromosome 9, iyAndCera1_principal, whole genome shotgun sequence genome encodes:
- the LOC143373326 gene encoding uncharacterized protein LOC143373326 isoform X1: MSKATWNLVLPISTLIANATTGEDVTYDDLIEETMTIIRSCSMLESKDTLLLAGEYEEILQRSSLRSIPVALIGESKSSAFELFTLSRYSFTVFTQFPLMHLLCKLNQFVVVASSQPLLRLLLQRIKDSTWANFNGFHVLIDRRTEERGCVNAYKFLWAASEYDLLSVIFLCIDPADGLAAYTYNPYSTDAPSIWGKAGEFRGRGGHPWTLLKRKHQGTKRDWMCEDFTFDKTTNLNGYEVRLNAISFSPHLRINHRRQGVEKFTGDNSEIVRLLFKKLNATVNVTVYNGTAYDLGGVGSHGNMEGMLADVGSGKVDMGMNVRSLHAMWKVEHTYPHGEDGLCVITQRSGEISEFVKLLSFMSPEVILGNVAVFFIALLVLTKYQGFLPASLDIIRLITSVSMRRLPRHSAGRIFFSQVFLLFLVIDALIQSHWASLLTVPVSWPNINTSEDLKKSNFEIYGSTFYEHEINDPVIRSRYQRVTYHRCKRRVLGSRTTACLGDCLHLSVEMKNEQLHRSKWIQQSVQVYVTRENWPLFNRVSRVIRSAVEAGLVSMWRELNLRKMFLARKRQKVNDKRSYRILEIKHITFSFVILAIGYCCAAVVFVFEKLIGRHVARKLGSNSRILGRGNYVNDCEAFHRLYSDK, encoded by the exons ATGTCTAAAGCTACTTGGAACCTCGTTCTACCGATCTCTACGTTGATTGCTAATGCAACGACGGGGGAGGATGTCACTTACGACGACCTGATCGAGGAGACG ATGACGATAATTCGATCCTGCTCGATGCTCGAGTCAAAGGACACGCTGCTGCTGGCTGGCGAGTACGAGGAGATCCTGCAGCGATCGAGCCTTCGGAGCATCCCCGTTGCTCTGATCGGGGAGTCGAAATCGAGCGCGTTCGAGCTGTTCACCCTCAGCAGGTACTCGTTCACGGTGTTCACGCAGTTCCCCCTGATGCACCTGCTCTGCAAGCTGAACCAGTTCGTCGTGGTCGCGTCCTCGCAGCCCTTGCTGCGGCTGCTCCTGCAGAGGATCAAGGACTCCACCTGGGCGAACTTCAATGGGTTCCACGTCCTAATAGACCGGCGGACCGAGGAGCGCGGTTGCGTGAACGCTTACAAGTTCCTCTGGGCTGCTTCGGAGTACGATCTCCTCTCCGTTATTTTCCTGTGCATCGATCCTGCCGACGGACTCGCCGCGTACACCTACAACCCCTACTCCACTGATGCACCGAGCATTTGGGGGAAGGCTGGGGAGTTTAGAGGACGGGGTGGACACCCTTGGACTCTGCTCAAGAGGAAGCACCAAG GAACGAAACGCGATTGGATGTGCGAGGATTTCACGTTCGACAAGACCACCAACCTGAATGGGTACGAGGTCAGGTTGAACGCGATCTCGTTCTCACCCCACCTGCGCATAAACCACCGTAGACAAGGCGTAGAAAAGTTCACGGGCGACAACAGCGAGATCGTGAGGCTACTGTTCAAGAAGCTGAACGCGACAGTGAACGTGACCGTGTACAACGGCACTGCCTACGATCTCGGCGGCGTTGGGTCTCACGGGAACATGGAGGGAATGCTGGCCGACGTTGGCAGTGGCAAGGTGGACATGGGCATGAACGTGAGGAGCTTGCATGCGATGTGGAAGGTGGA GCACACCTACCCCCACGGCGAAGATGGCCTCTGCGTGATCACCCAGCGATCAGGCGAGATATCCGAGTTCGTGAAGCTTCTGTCGTTCATGTCGCCCGAGGTGATCCTAGGAAACGTGGCGGTCTTCTTCATCGCCCTGTTGGTGCTCACCAAGTACCAGGGCTTCCTACCAGCCAGCTTGGACATCATCCGCCTGATCACTTCGGTGTCCATGCGTCGACTGCCGCGGCACTCAGCCGGCAGGATCTTCTTCAGCCAGGTATTCCTGTTGTTTCTTGTAATAGACGCGCTGATACAGAGTCATTGGGCCTCTCTGCTCACCGTGCCCGTCTCTTGGCCCAACATCAACACCTCGGAGGACCTCAAG AAGTCCAACTTCGAGATCTATGGGTCGACGTTCTACGAGCACGAGATCAACGACCCCGTGATAAGGTCGCGTTACCAGAGAGTCACCTATCACCGGTGCAAGCGTCGCGTCCTCGGGTCCAGGACCACCGCGTGCCTGGGCGACTGCCTCCACCTGTCCGTGGAGATGAAGAACGAGCAGCTCCATCGCTCCAAGTGGATACAGCAGAGCGTGCAGGTGTACGTGACGCGGGAGAACTGGCCGCTGTTCAACAGGGTGTCGAGGGTGATACGCAGCGCGGTGGAAGCTGGCCTGGTCAGCATGTGGAGGGAGCTGAACCTCAGGAAGATGTTCCTGGCTCGCAAGCGGCAGAAGGTGAACGACAAAAGGAGCTACAGAATCTTGGAGATCAAGCACATCACCTTCAGCTTCGTCATACTCGCGATTGGGTACTGCTGCGCGGCCGTGGTATTTGTCTTTGAGAAGCTAATTGGACGCCACGTAGCTCGGAAGCTTGGGAGCAACTCTAGAATCTTGGGTAGAGGAAATTACGTAAACGACTGTGAAGCATTCCATCGATTGTATTCTGACAAGTGA
- the LOC143373326 gene encoding uncharacterized protein LOC143373326 isoform X2 gives MSKATWNLVLPISTLIANATTGEDVTYDDLIEETMTIIRSCSMLESKDTLLLAGEYEEILQRSSLRSIPVALIGESKSSAFELFTLSRYSFTVFTQFPLMHLLCKLNQFVVVASSQPLLRLLLQRIKDSTWANFNGFHVLIDRRTEERGCVNAYKFLWAASEYDLLSVIFLCIDPADGLAAYTYNPYSTDAPSIWGKAGEFRGRGGHPWTLLKRKHQGTKRDWMCEDFTFDKTTNLNGYEVRLNAISFSPHLRINHRRQGVEKFTGDNSEIVRLLFKKLNATVNVTVYNGTAYDLGGVGSHGNMEGMLADVGSGKVDMGMNVRSLHAMWKAHLPPRRRWPLRDHPAIRRDIRVREASVVHVARGDPRKRGGLLHRPVGAHQVPGLPTSQLGHHPPDHFGVHASTAAALSRQDLLQPGIPVVSCNRRADTESLGLSAHRARLLAQHQHLGGPQEVQLRDLWVDVLRARDQRPRDKVALPESHLSPVQASRPRVQDHRVPGRLPPPVRGDEERAAPSLQVDTAERAGVRDAGELAAVQQGVEGDTQRGGSWPGQHVEGAEPQEDVPGSQAAEGERQKELQNLGDQAHHLQLRHTRDWVLLRGRGICL, from the exons ATGTCTAAAGCTACTTGGAACCTCGTTCTACCGATCTCTACGTTGATTGCTAATGCAACGACGGGGGAGGATGTCACTTACGACGACCTGATCGAGGAGACG ATGACGATAATTCGATCCTGCTCGATGCTCGAGTCAAAGGACACGCTGCTGCTGGCTGGCGAGTACGAGGAGATCCTGCAGCGATCGAGCCTTCGGAGCATCCCCGTTGCTCTGATCGGGGAGTCGAAATCGAGCGCGTTCGAGCTGTTCACCCTCAGCAGGTACTCGTTCACGGTGTTCACGCAGTTCCCCCTGATGCACCTGCTCTGCAAGCTGAACCAGTTCGTCGTGGTCGCGTCCTCGCAGCCCTTGCTGCGGCTGCTCCTGCAGAGGATCAAGGACTCCACCTGGGCGAACTTCAATGGGTTCCACGTCCTAATAGACCGGCGGACCGAGGAGCGCGGTTGCGTGAACGCTTACAAGTTCCTCTGGGCTGCTTCGGAGTACGATCTCCTCTCCGTTATTTTCCTGTGCATCGATCCTGCCGACGGACTCGCCGCGTACACCTACAACCCCTACTCCACTGATGCACCGAGCATTTGGGGGAAGGCTGGGGAGTTTAGAGGACGGGGTGGACACCCTTGGACTCTGCTCAAGAGGAAGCACCAAG GAACGAAACGCGATTGGATGTGCGAGGATTTCACGTTCGACAAGACCACCAACCTGAATGGGTACGAGGTCAGGTTGAACGCGATCTCGTTCTCACCCCACCTGCGCATAAACCACCGTAGACAAGGCGTAGAAAAGTTCACGGGCGACAACAGCGAGATCGTGAGGCTACTGTTCAAGAAGCTGAACGCGACAGTGAACGTGACCGTGTACAACGGCACTGCCTACGATCTCGGCGGCGTTGGGTCTCACGGGAACATGGAGGGAATGCTGGCCGACGTTGGCAGTGGCAAGGTGGACATGGGCATGAACGTGAGGAGCTTGCATGCGATGTGGAAG GCACACCTACCCCCACGGCGAAGATGGCCTCTGCGTGATCACCCAGCGATCAGGCGAGATATCCGAGTTCGTGAAGCTTCTGTCGTTCATGTCGCCCGAGGTGATCCTAGGAAACGTGGCGGTCTTCTTCATCGCCCTGTTGGTGCTCACCAAGTACCAGGGCTTCCTACCAGCCAGCTTGGACATCATCCGCCTGATCACTTCGGTGTCCATGCGTCGACTGCCGCGGCACTCAGCCGGCAGGATCTTCTTCAGCCAGGTATTCCTGTTGTTTCTTGTAATAGACGCGCTGATACAGAGTCATTGGGCCTCTCTGCTCACCGTGCCCGTCTCTTGGCCCAACATCAACACCTCGGAGGACCTCAAG AAGTCCAACTTCGAGATCTATGGGTCGACGTTCTACGAGCACGAGATCAACGACCCCGTGATAAGGTCGCGTTACCAGAGAGTCACCTATCACCGGTGCAAGCGTCGCGTCCTCGGGTCCAGGACCACCGCGTGCCTGGGCGACTGCCTCCACCTGTCCGTGGAGATGAAGAACGAGCAGCTCCATCGCTCCAAGTGGATACAGCAGAGCGTGCAGGTGTACGTGACGCGGGAGAACTGGCCGCTGTTCAACAGGGTGTCGAGGGTGATACGCAGCGCGGTGGAAGCTGGCCTGGTCAGCATGTGGAGGGAGCTGAACCTCAGGAAGATGTTCCTGGCTCGCAAGCGGCAGAAGGTGAACGACAAAAGGAGCTACAGAATCTTGGAGATCAAGCACATCACCTTCAGCTTCGTCATACTCGCGATTGGGTACTGCTGCGCGGCCGTGGTATTTGTCTTTGA